A window of the Miscanthus floridulus cultivar M001 chromosome 14, ASM1932011v1, whole genome shotgun sequence genome harbors these coding sequences:
- the LOC136504617 gene encoding probable mediator of RNA polymerase II transcription subunit 19b isoform X1, with amino-acid sequence MDSDDKKFGNGPRELTGAVDLISHYKLLPHHDFFCKKPLPLAISDTHYLHNVVGDTEIRKGEGMELDQLVQNAYMRDKPAYIQPFDMETLGQAFQLRETAPVDLPSTEKGIPTISGKPKSESKDKEKKHKKHKDRDRDKDKEHKKHKHRHKDRSKDKDKDKDKDKKKDKSGHHDSDSKKHHEKKRKHEGTEDSADVHKHKKSKHKSSKTDETGNGLS; translated from the exons ATGGATTCTGATGACAAGAAGTTTGGAAACG GGCCAAGGGAGCTCACTGGTGCTGTTGATTTGATCAGCCACTACAAACTGCTGCCACACCATGATTTCTTTTGCAAGAAACCTTTGCCACTGGCAATATCAGATACACATTATCTTCACAATGTTGTGGGAGACACTGAAATTCGCAAAGGAGAAGGAATGGAGTTAGATCAACTTGTTCAGAATGCATATATGAGGGATAAACCTGCTTATATTCAGCCCTTTGATATGGAAACACTGGGGCAAGCGTTCCAACTTCGAGAAACAGCTCCTGTGGATTTGCCCTCT ACTGAAAAGGGTATACCGACTATTTCGGGTAAACCAAAAAGTGAGTCCAaggacaaagagaagaagcatAAAAAGCACAAAGACAGAGACAGGGACAAAGACAAGGAACATAAGAAGCACAAACATCGGCATAAGGATCGGAGTAAGGACAAAGATAAAGACAAAGACAAGGATAAGAAAAAAGATAAAAGTGGTCATCATGATTCTGATTCAAAGAAACATCATGAAAAG AAGAGGAAGCATGAGGGAACAGAAGATTCAGCGGATGTGCATAAGCACAAGAAGAGTAAG cacaagagctccaaaacTGATGAGACGGGGAATGGACTTAGTTAA
- the LOC136504617 gene encoding mediator of RNA polymerase II transcription subunit 19a-like isoform X2, giving the protein MEAGPRELTGAVDLISHYKLLPHHDFFCKKPLPLAISDTHYLHNVVGDTEIRKGEGMELDQLVQNAYMRDKPAYIQPFDMETLGQAFQLRETAPVDLPSTEKGIPTISGKPKSESKDKEKKHKKHKDRDRDKDKEHKKHKHRHKDRSKDKDKDKDKDKKKDKSGHHDSDSKKHHEKKRKHEGTEDSADVHKHKKSKHKSSKTDETGNGLS; this is encoded by the exons ATGGAAGCAG GGCCAAGGGAGCTCACTGGTGCTGTTGATTTGATCAGCCACTACAAACTGCTGCCACACCATGATTTCTTTTGCAAGAAACCTTTGCCACTGGCAATATCAGATACACATTATCTTCACAATGTTGTGGGAGACACTGAAATTCGCAAAGGAGAAGGAATGGAGTTAGATCAACTTGTTCAGAATGCATATATGAGGGATAAACCTGCTTATATTCAGCCCTTTGATATGGAAACACTGGGGCAAGCGTTCCAACTTCGAGAAACAGCTCCTGTGGATTTGCCCTCT ACTGAAAAGGGTATACCGACTATTTCGGGTAAACCAAAAAGTGAGTCCAaggacaaagagaagaagcatAAAAAGCACAAAGACAGAGACAGGGACAAAGACAAGGAACATAAGAAGCACAAACATCGGCATAAGGATCGGAGTAAGGACAAAGATAAAGACAAAGACAAGGATAAGAAAAAAGATAAAAGTGGTCATCATGATTCTGATTCAAAGAAACATCATGAAAAG AAGAGGAAGCATGAGGGAACAGAAGATTCAGCGGATGTGCATAAGCACAAGAAGAGTAAG cacaagagctccaaaacTGATGAGACGGGGAATGGACTTAGTTAA